The DNA segment ACTGGCTCTGGGTAATCTTGACGCAAAACGAGACTGGGGCTTCGCCGGAGACTATGTGAAGGCCATGTGGCTGATGCTTCAGCAGGACGAACCGGCCGACTACGTGGTCGCTACCGGCAAGACTCATTCGGTCGAGGACTTTGTCAGGCTCGCCTTCGCTCACGTCGACATAGACTACAAAAAGTACGTCGTCACCGACCCGAGATTTGTCAGGCCGGCCGAGGTGGATTTGCTGCTGGGTGATCCCTCGCTGGCAAAAAAGAAACTCGGATGGCAGCCTGAAGTGTCATTCGAACAACTGATAAAAATGATGGTCGACAGTGATATGAAGCGGCTGACCGAAGCGAAAAGATGAAACGACCTGTCGCCTTCATAACCGGCATCGCCGGATTCGCCGGTTCGCATCTTGCCGAAGAACTCCTCAGGTGCGGCTACATCGTATGCGGCACCCTCGCCCCGGGAGAATCAAGCAGCAATCTTGCCACTATCGAAAAGGACATCAAACTGGCCGAACTCGATATCCTTGACGCCGACCGGTGCCGGCAGGTCACCCTGCGCCTTAAGCCGGATTACCTGTTCCATCTGGCCGCTTTCGCCTCGGTGGGTAAATCGTTCGCCAACGAACGGCTGGTCTACCGGGTTAATTTCGACGGTACTTTGAATTTGCTCGCCGCGGCCTTGAGGCTCAAGCATCTCAAAAAGTTCATATTCGTAAGCTCATCCGATTGTTACGGCGTCCTTTCACCCAAAAACAAGACCCTGACCGAACAACAGCCCTTCAACCCCATCTCACCTTACGGAATATCCAAGGCGGCCGCTGAGTTCGCCTGCCTGTCTTATCTCAAAAGGTTTGAACTTCCGGTAACAGTCGCGCGTTCTTTCAATCACAGCGGGCCCAGGCAAAGTCAGGACTTCGTTATCCCGTCATTTGCCAGGCAGATTGCTTTGATCGAAAAGAAACGGTCCAAACCGGTCATCCGGGTGGGCGATTTATCGGTAAAAAGGGACCTGTCCGATGTTCGCGACATAGTTCGCGGTTACCGTTTGCTGGCCCAACGAGGCGCCGTGGGACAGGCGTACAATCTCTGTTCGGGAAAGGCGGTTTCCATCAAATCGGTACTTCAACGCTTGATAAAATTGTCGAAAATGAAGATAGATATAGTGGTGGATCCGGCTCTTTTGCGATCGAGCGATATCCCGGTAATCAGAGGCGATAACACTCTGGCCGCGAAAAAACTGGGCTACCGCAGCAACTATGATCTGAATGAAACGTTACAAGATACACTTGATTTCTTCAGACAGAAAACATAATTGTGGGTTGATAAAATCCCCTTCAGGAGAAAAAGATATGACAGAAAAGCAAGGGAAGCAAAATCAGTTGGCCGGCGACCTGCTGAAAAAGATAAAAGAAAGAAAAGCCATGGCCGGCGTGATCGGGCTCGGCTATGTGGGTCTGCCGCTCTCCATGGAGCTTGTCAATGCCGGATTTACCGTCACCGGTTTCGACATCGCCCCGCAGAAGGTGCAGTTGTTGAATTCCGGTAAATCGGATATCGATGATATACGCGACGAGGTGGTCAAAGAAGCCGTGGCATCGAAACGATTCAAGGCTACGTCCGACTTCAAACTGATCGGCCAGATGGATACGATCTCGATCTGTGTCCCTACCCCGCTGTCCAAAACCAAAGACCCCGATGTCAGCTACATTCTCAATGCCATAAACAGTATCAAGCCGCACATGCGCAAGGGCTCATTGGTGGTGCTCGAATCGACGACCTACCCGGGGACGACCGAGGACCTGATTCTTCCCCTGCTGTCCGAAACAGGCATGAAGGTCGGCGTCGATTTCTTTCTGGCTTTTTCTCCGGAACGAGTCGATCCGGGCAATGCCGTTTACACGACCAAGAACACTCCTCGAGTGGTGGGGGGCATAACCGCCACCTGCACCAGGGTCGCCAGGACATTTTACGAACAGACTATGCCGCACGTTCACGCGGTTTCGTCCACGCAGGCCGCCGAGATGGTTAAACTGCTCGAAAACACCTTCCGCTCGGTAAACATTGGGTTGGTTAACGAAGTAGCTCTGATGTGCGACCGCCTCAATCTGGATGTGTGGGAAATAATCGACGCCGCCGCGACCAAACCATTCGGCTTCATGCCCTTCTATCCCGGCCCGGGTCTGGGTGGGCACTGCATTCCCATTGACCCGCATTACCTTTCGTGGAAGCTGAAATCACTCAACTACTATGCCCGTTTCATCGAACTGGCGGGCGATATTAACAGTCACATGCCGGAATACGTGGTGGAACGGGTAACGGCCATGCTCAATCGCCGATTTGCCAGAGCTTTGAACAAATCAAGTATTCTCGTGCTTGGCGTAGCATACAAACGCGACATAAAAGACATGCGCGAGTCGCCCGCCCTCGACGTCATCAACCTTCTTGAGAAAAAAGGCGCCAGAGTGCTTTACAACGATCCCTTCGTGCCGAAGTTCAATTTCAACGGTCACACCCACCGTTCCAGCAAATTGACCAGGGACCTTCTGAGCAAAGTGGACCTGGTCGTCATCGCAACGGATCATACCCAGTATGATTATGAATGGATCGTGCAAAACTGCAAGGGAGTCTTTGACACCCGCAACGCCACAAAGAAGGTCAAAAAGGGACGGCAGAAAATTGAACGGCTCTGAGCCGTTGACCGATACTTGTGAAAGCCCGCTTTCTTGGCGGGCTTTTTTATTGCCGGATAAGTTCAAATGACAGACTAATTTGCCGATAAAATAAAGGTATAAATACATTTGCGCCCGAATACATATATGACAACCGGCAACCAGAAAATACAAGACATATCATTGATACTTAAGGATTTGCTCAAAGTCATCAAAGTCGTATCGATGTATCCGGAAAACAACCCCCTGCCTCAGAGCCTGAGAAGATCGTTTGCGGAGAAGCTTGAATCGGTTGTCGACGAGCACGGTGAGATCGCGGTTGACGTGCACAAGGATTTCATTACGTATCTCGGGGATACCGTTTTTCACAGCCCTTCCAGAGAAGAAAATCTCGCTTCGATATTCTATGAAGCCGGAATCACCCGGATTACCTTCAAGCCCGGTCTCGATGTTCTCGAGACATACAAGCTTCTCGACGTCATAAAGCGCTACGTCAACACACCCGATATCTCCCAGGACCTGGCCGCTCTCGTCTGGGAGGCCGGGATATCCGGCGTGCGGTTGAAGACACTTGAGGATGTATCCCTTTCTGAATACGACGACGCTTTTGACCTTCAGAAATATATTTCTTCGGGCGGCGCCGATGCCCAGCAGGAGTCGATATTCGGCGCCGACCGCTCCGAAGACTACTATCAGATTTTCAACCGTGACTCCGATTCCGGAAAATGGGAATCATCACAGTTGGAAGACTCCGACGTTTTCGAACCGAACGAAATTCGCGGCCGTGAGCAACCACTGGATGCATCACCGGTTGGCGGAATCAGGATCGGTGACTACGCTCCACACCGCGGTTCGTACGAGCAAAGCGATTCTTCGAGACTCCATGTATCTGAGCTTGAGGACTCCTCGCCCTCGGTGGCGATTGTAGATGCCTTCCGGGGCAGAGCCAAAAATTCGCCGGGCGAAGCCGGTAAATTCAAGGATGTGCCCAACACGGCCCTCATTCTCAACGATGAGTTCAAACTGTCGGAAGAAGAGGAAGAATTCATCCGGGATCTGATTGAAAGAGACGCCGCCTTTGAGCCTTACATCTCCACCGTCGAACTTCTCAAGGAGATGATGTTTCAGGAATCGGATTTGTCCGGATTCAGCGAAACCGTTATGATTTGCGAAAAGGTGATGGGGGAATTTATCCGCGAGGCGAAGCTCGTGGAGGCAGGTCAGCTTCTGAGCCACATGAAGTTGCTTGATGCGAGAATCCGCAGGGAAAAGCCAGCCTGGGCCGACCGGCTGAAAGAAGCTCACATTACCGCCGGAAGCCGAAGCCGCCTGGAAGCCCTGGGTGAATCACTCAACGCTCATCCGCAGATCAATGATGCCGAGTTGAAGAAGTACCTGAGTAATTTCGGCTGGGAGGCCATGAACAATATTACCTCCATCGTAGCCTACCTTCAGCACGCTCATCACAAAAACGCGGTGCTGCATTTCCTGGCCGATCGGGGAAAGGAAAACATTGACCTGGTGGCCAGAGGAATATTCGATAAGAGCGGCGATGTCGTGGTGAACGCCATGTCGATCCTTGCCCAGGTCGGCGACGATAAAGCGTTGAACTATCTCTCGAAAATAATTACGCACAAAGACGCGGAGATCAGGATGCAGCTGGTGCTGCTGTTGAAGGATTGCGCCAACGAGAAAGTCCTGCCGTTGCTTAGAGCGGCCATCAGCGATCCCAACCCGCAGGTGCGCAGAACGGCGGTCAATTCAATCGTCTCGCGTCGCGGTCCTGCGGCCTTTGACATCGTGACCGAGGTCATTAACGATGATAAATTCCCCGCGCTGGAAGAGGATGATCAGCAGTCGCTGCTCAACGCTTTCTCCGTACTCGGGGGTGAAGCGGCTGTGGGATATCTCACGGAACTCATCACGACGTATAATCCCTGGCGAAACCACACCCTGGCTTTTCTCCGAAGCGCCGCTTTCGAGGCCCTTATTATCAATCGCAGTGACAAAGCCGAGCAGATACTCCTCAGGCTCTCCCGGAACTGGCGACCGGACATAAAAGGACAGGCCGACGACGCCCTTCACAGACGTCGGGACCTGAAATACGGAGGCGACTGATGGAAGCTGTCAAGAATGAACCCGTCAACAGATCTCTCGCCGGGGAACAGGAGCAGCGGCTTCTGACCGCCTTCTTTGTACTGTACAAGACGGCGCGGATTATCGATGAAAGCAACGCCACCTTCAAAAGACAGGCCGCGGCCTTTCATGACCAACTTGTTAAAGTTGCCGAACAGTCCAACACCGTCTTCATCAAATCCATCGCCGGAAGATACTTCGTCAACGAAAAGATGGTTCGCTTCGACGACAAGGGCCCGTCGCAGGCCATAACCGTCGTCAACGAGTGGGAAACCCTGGGCGTGGGCGGCGTTCGCTTCTCTCCCGGCATCACCCTGGAAGAAATCGAGCAGTTTTTCACCTTCATCTCGAAGATAAAACCGAGTTGCGAGAATCTTGAATCACTGTCGGAGCAGTTGAAAGCCCAGAGGATGTCCAGCGTGCAGCTTCTATCGCGGATGTCCGCCAACTGCGGTGAGGCCGTTTCCGAGGAGTTGCGTCGTGAATTCCGAAAAGACGCCCGAACATCGTTTTTCAAAGCCATGAATGTCGTTCAGGAGGTCATGGTCAACACCCAGAATGACCGGGATATCAACATCTCCAAAACCAAGCGCGTGGTGCACTCCCTGATCGATCATATCACCCGCGATGAATCCTCCCTGATCGAACTGACGGCTATCAAGGATTTTGACGATTACACCTACGCCCACTGCACCAACGTCTGCGTCTACTCCCTCACCCTCGGCGTGAGGCTGGGACTCGACCGGTCCCGCCTGTCGCAATTGGGCATGTCGGCGTTGTTTCACGATATCGGCAAAGTTAAACTCCCGGCTGACCTCATCCGCAAACCGGATGCTTACGATGAAGATGACTGGATTCAGATGCAAACTCACCCGCAACTGGGCGCCAAGACCATTCTTCGAAACCTCAAATTCGATGTCCACACGGCCCGGGCGGCTCGCGCCGCTCTCGAGCACCACATCAATAACGACTACACCGGTTATCCTATGCTGCGCTATCAAAAAGTACCGATAAACCTCTTCTCGAGAGTCATATCGATCGTCGATACGTTCGATGCCCTTACGTCCGGAAGAATCTACCTCCGCAAACCGATTCCACCGGAGGATGTCCTCAAGAAGATGCATTACCAGATGAACGTGAAATTCGATGCTTTCCTTCTTAAAATCTTCAACGACATTATAGGAATCTACCCGGCTGGCACGGTCGTGCTGCTCAACACCGATGAGATCGCCCTGGTACTCACCAACCACGAGACTGAAAAGGCGCGTCCCTATGTCAAGATAGTTGGCAACAAGGACGGTTTGCTCCAAGAGCCGCAGTGGGTCGATCTATCTCTCGAAGAAAACGCCGGTCGAAGTATTGTCCGCAAAATAGACCCGCAACGTTACGGTCTGGACGTAAAGAATTTCATTCTCCAAGATTAAAACCGGTAGGACAGACAGGCGACGAAGTTCTCTCTCTCGAGCGGCTTCAAATCAAGTGACAACTCACCATCACCCAGCTTCGTCGGATAGCCCGACAGGTGGGCGTCGGCGTAAGCGTCAAACATAGAGATAAACGTCACGATAACCGCAAACCAGGTGAATTTGTTGCGTTCATCTTTGCGATCGCTGTATAGATCGTAGTAATCGTTGCGAAGATCGCGGTCCTCGGCGGCTTCATACTTGTCTCTGAAATCGGAAGCCTGCTGACCGTAGTGAATGGCCGACCCGATAAACCAGCCGTCGAGCCCCGCAAACAGGATTGCCTTGAAATACCTGCGGTTGCCCAGTTGCCCCCAGCCCGGAACAACCATCGACTTAAACAGACCCACAGTCGGGTTCTGAGTCAGTTTCTTCTCGAAATTCACCGGACTGGTCACCGGATTGGCGTGCCCCAGTTGCCCCAGATCGTTGAATATGAGAGTGTCGGCGACCACGGTCGAATCAGTGCCGGTGCTGTCAATTTGGGAAACGGCGTCGCCGGCGAGCGCAAATGTCAACAATATGACGATATATTTGAGCATCAATCAGAAAAACACTTTCAACTGTTTATCGCTTATCTTCACATCGGCCTGATCACCGCTCAATTCCATGATCTCACCGTCGATGTACACCTGCAAGCCCTTGACCGGCTCGATGCGGATTTCCTTTCCCCTGAAGAGCTTAATCTTGTCGCCATACACGTACTTGTTTTTACAGAGTAAGCG comes from the Candidatus Zixiibacteriota bacterium genome and includes:
- a CDS encoding GDP-mannose 4,6-dehydratase: MKRPVAFITGIAGFAGSHLAEELLRCGYIVCGTLAPGESSSNLATIEKDIKLAELDILDADRCRQVTLRLKPDYLFHLAAFASVGKSFANERLVYRVNFDGTLNLLAAALRLKHLKKFIFVSSSDCYGVLSPKNKTLTEQQPFNPISPYGISKAAAEFACLSYLKRFELPVTVARSFNHSGPRQSQDFVIPSFARQIALIEKKRSKPVIRVGDLSVKRDLSDVRDIVRGYRLLAQRGAVGQAYNLCSGKAVSIKSVLQRLIKLSKMKIDIVVDPALLRSSDIPVIRGDNTLAAKKLGYRSNYDLNETLQDTLDFFRQKT
- a CDS encoding nucleotide sugar dehydrogenase, with the translated sequence MTEKQGKQNQLAGDLLKKIKERKAMAGVIGLGYVGLPLSMELVNAGFTVTGFDIAPQKVQLLNSGKSDIDDIRDEVVKEAVASKRFKATSDFKLIGQMDTISICVPTPLSKTKDPDVSYILNAINSIKPHMRKGSLVVLESTTYPGTTEDLILPLLSETGMKVGVDFFLAFSPERVDPGNAVYTTKNTPRVVGGITATCTRVARTFYEQTMPHVHAVSSTQAAEMVKLLENTFRSVNIGLVNEVALMCDRLNLDVWEIIDAAATKPFGFMPFYPGPGLGGHCIPIDPHYLSWKLKSLNYYARFIELAGDINSHMPEYVVERVTAMLNRRFARALNKSSILVLGVAYKRDIKDMRESPALDVINLLEKKGARVLYNDPFVPKFNFNGHTHRSSKLTRDLLSKVDLVVIATDHTQYDYEWIVQNCKGVFDTRNATKKVKKGRQKIERL
- a CDS encoding HEAT repeat domain-containing protein; this encodes MTTGNQKIQDISLILKDLLKVIKVVSMYPENNPLPQSLRRSFAEKLESVVDEHGEIAVDVHKDFITYLGDTVFHSPSREENLASIFYEAGITRITFKPGLDVLETYKLLDVIKRYVNTPDISQDLAALVWEAGISGVRLKTLEDVSLSEYDDAFDLQKYISSGGADAQQESIFGADRSEDYYQIFNRDSDSGKWESSQLEDSDVFEPNEIRGREQPLDASPVGGIRIGDYAPHRGSYEQSDSSRLHVSELEDSSPSVAIVDAFRGRAKNSPGEAGKFKDVPNTALILNDEFKLSEEEEEFIRDLIERDAAFEPYISTVELLKEMMFQESDLSGFSETVMICEKVMGEFIREAKLVEAGQLLSHMKLLDARIRREKPAWADRLKEAHITAGSRSRLEALGESLNAHPQINDAELKKYLSNFGWEAMNNITSIVAYLQHAHHKNAVLHFLADRGKENIDLVARGIFDKSGDVVVNAMSILAQVGDDKALNYLSKIITHKDAEIRMQLVLLLKDCANEKVLPLLRAAISDPNPQVRRTAVNSIVSRRGPAAFDIVTEVINDDKFPALEEDDQQSLLNAFSVLGGEAAVGYLTELITTYNPWRNHTLAFLRSAAFEALIINRSDKAEQILLRLSRNWRPDIKGQADDALHRRRDLKYGGD
- a CDS encoding HD domain-containing phosphohydrolase, yielding MEAVKNEPVNRSLAGEQEQRLLTAFFVLYKTARIIDESNATFKRQAAAFHDQLVKVAEQSNTVFIKSIAGRYFVNEKMVRFDDKGPSQAITVVNEWETLGVGGVRFSPGITLEEIEQFFTFISKIKPSCENLESLSEQLKAQRMSSVQLLSRMSANCGEAVSEELRREFRKDARTSFFKAMNVVQEVMVNTQNDRDINISKTKRVVHSLIDHITRDESSLIELTAIKDFDDYTYAHCTNVCVYSLTLGVRLGLDRSRLSQLGMSALFHDIGKVKLPADLIRKPDAYDEDDWIQMQTHPQLGAKTILRNLKFDVHTARAARAALEHHINNDYTGYPMLRYQKVPINLFSRVISIVDTFDALTSGRIYLRKPIPPEDVLKKMHYQMNVKFDAFLLKIFNDIIGIYPAGTVVLLNTDEIALVLTNHETEKARPYVKIVGNKDGLLQEPQWVDLSLEENAGRSIVRKIDPQRYGLDVKNFILQD
- a CDS encoding DUF5683 domain-containing protein, giving the protein MLKYIVILLTFALAGDAVSQIDSTGTDSTVVADTLIFNDLGQLGHANPVTSPVNFEKKLTQNPTVGLFKSMVVPGWGQLGNRRYFKAILFAGLDGWFIGSAIHYGQQASDFRDKYEAAEDRDLRNDYYDLYSDRKDERNKFTWFAVIVTFISMFDAYADAHLSGYPTKLGDGELSLDLKPLERENFVACLSYRF